In the Brassica napus cultivar Da-Ae chromosome A7, Da-Ae, whole genome shotgun sequence genome, one interval contains:
- the LOC106358218 gene encoding protein NLP4-like, translated as MEDSYLQTENAVMDTGFMDGLLLDGCWLETTDGSDFLNLTPFDPSSFTWSPTQDTSALLSHMYGQDYAERSSLEEFQWNKRWWIGPGGGASSVTERLVQAVEHIKDYTTERGSLIQLWVPVNRGGKRVLTTKEQPFSHDPLCQRLANYREISVNYHFSAEQDDSKALAGLPGRVFLGKLPEWTPDVRFFRSEEYPRVQHAQDCGVRGTLAIPVFEQGSKICLGVIEVVMTTEMVKLRPELESICRALQAVDLRSTEVPIQPSLKGCDLSYKAALPEIQNLLRCACETHNLPLAQTWVSCLQQTKTGCRHNDENYIHCISTIDDACYVGDPTVLEFHEACSEHHLLKGQGVAGQAFLTNGPCFSTDVSNYKKSEYPLSHHANMFGLHGAVAIRLRCVHTGSADFILEFFLPKECDDVEEQRKMLDALSSIMAHVPRSLRTVTDTELEEESEVIVTPKIENTLVFDGGDEHNDVFGLKRGFEYKSSESSMFFCDGFSSMAEKKRTKADKNITLDVLRQYFAGSLKDAAKSIGVCPTTLKRICRQHGIQRWPSRKIKKVGHSLQKIQRVIDSVECVSGPLPISSFYANFPNLASREPSQQGKTSPPLPQPLQLSKSPVSTYSSGSSQCCSSGATTDPSQGDVRTASSLDETVLTLSSLENNPQGGTQLLLPSSQDDDSLRIKVSYGEEKIRFRMRDSRRLTDLLWEIGKRFGIEDMSRYDLKYLDEDNEWVLLTCDEDVEECVDVCRTTPSHTIMLLLHVSSHCFPERSSATGYSLWH; from the exons ATGGAAGATAGTTATCTCCAAACCGAGAACGCTGTTATGGACACTGGCTTCATGGATGGATTGCTACTAGATGGTTGCTGGTTAGAGACAACAGATGGATCTGACTTTCTCAACTTAACCCCTTTTGATCCATCTTCCTTCACGTGGTCTCCAACTCAAGACACATCAGCACTACTATCCCACATGTACGGTCAGGATTACGCAGAAAGATCGAGTCTCGAAGAGTTTCAATGGAACAAACGATGGTGGATCGGACCAGGAGGTGGTGCTTCTTCAGTTACCGAGAGATTAGTTCAAGCAGTTGAACACATCAAAGACTACACAACAGAGAGAGGCTCACTCATTCAGTTATGGGTTCCGGTTAACAGAGGCGGGAAGCGAGTTTTAACCACGAAGGAACAACCTTTTAGCCACGACCCTTTATGTCAAAGGCTCGCTAACTACAGAGAGATCTCTGTGAACTATCACTTCTCAGCTGAGCAAGATGATTCCAAGGCCTTGGCTGGTTTGCCTGGAAGGGTTTTCTTGGGGAAGCTTCCTGAGTGGACTCCTGATGTTAGGTTCTTCAGGAGCGAGGAGTATCCGAGAGTCCAGCATGCTCAGGACTGTGGTGTACGTGGGACGCTGGCGATACCGGTGTTTGAGCAAGGGAGTAAGATTTGTTTGGGTGTTATTGAGGTTGTGATGACTACTGAGATGGTTAAACTAAGACCTGAGCTTGAAAGCATTTGCAGAGCGCTTCAG GCAGTTGATCTTAGGAGCACTGAAGTTCCTATTCAACCATCTCTAAAG GGATGTGACTTATCCTACAAAGCTGCATTACCTGAAATCCAAAACCTCTTGAGATGCGCTTGTGAGACTCATAACCTACCTTTAGCTCAAACATGGGTCTCTTGTCTACAGCAAACCAAAACCGGATGCCGTCACAACGACGAGAACTACATCCACTGCATCTCAACCATCGATGACGCTTGCTACGTTGGTGATCCAACAGTCCTCGAGTTCCACGAAGCTTGCTCTGAGCATCACCTCTTGAAAGGCCAAGGAGTTGCAGGACAAGCTTTCCTGACCAATGGACCTTGCTTTTCTACCGATGTATCCAACTACAAGAAGTCCGAGTACCCTCTCTCTCACCATGCTAACATGTTCGGCTTACATGGGGCCGTTGCGATACGGCTACGGTGCGTGCATACTGGCTCTGCTGATTTCATCTTGGAGTTCTTTTTGCCAAAGGAGTGTGATGATGTGGAGGAGCAGAGGAAGATGTTGGATGCTCTTTCGAGTATTATGGCTCACGTGCCTAGAAGTTTAAGGACTGTTACGGATACGGAGCTAGAAGAAGAGAGTGAAGTGATAGTAACGCCAAAGATAGAGAACACATTGGTATTTGATGGAGGAGACGAGCATAATGATGTGTTTGGCTTGAAGAGAGGTTTTGAGTACAAAAGCAGTGAGAGCAGCATGTTCTTTTGTGATGGTTTCAGTAGTATGGCTGAGAAGAAGCGTACAAAAGCAGATAAAAACATAACTTTGGATGTGCTTAGACAGTATTTTGCAGGGAGTTTGAAAGATGCAGCCAAGAGTATTGGTG TTTGTCCAACGACGTTGAAGAGAATATGCAGGCAACATGGTATACAGAGATGGCCTTCAAGAAAAATCAAGAAAGTGGGACATTCTCTTCAGAAGATCCAACGAGTGATTGATTCTGTTGAATGTGTTTCAGGTCCTCTCCCCATAAGCTCCTTCTACGCTAACTTCCCTAACTTAGCCTCACGGGAACCATCCCAACAAGGCAAAACCTCGCCTCCTCTTCCGCAGCCATTGCAGCTCTCAAAGTCTCCTGTTTCCACATACAGTTCAGGCTCTAGCCAATGCTGTTCCAGCGGCGCAACAACTGATCCTTCTCAAGGTGATGTGAGAACTGCATCAAGTCTTGATGAGACGGTATTGACTCTCTCTAGTTTAGAAAACAACCCTCAAGGCGGCACCCAATTGTTGTTGCCATCATCTCAAGATGATGACTCTTTGAGGATTAAAGTTAGCTACGGAGAAGAGAAGATCAGGTTTAGGATGCGGGATTCGCGCAGGCTAACTGATCTACTGTGGGAGATTGGGAAGCGGTTTGGCATAGAGGATATGAGCAGGTATGATCTAAAGTACTTAGATGAAGACAATGAATGGGTTTTGTTGACTTGTGATGAAGATGTAGAAGAGTGTGTAGATGTTTGCAGAACCACACCTAGTCATACCATTATGCTTCTGCTTCATGTTTCTTCTCATTGTTTCCCTGAACGTTCTTCAGCTACAGGTTACAGTTTATGGCACTAA